A genomic segment from Desulfurispirillum indicum S5 encodes:
- the ppk1 gene encoding polyphosphate kinase 1, whose translation MRNDPVFPYINREISWLSFNARVLQEATNPEVPLLERLKFLGIFSSNMDEYFRVRVATIKRFIDIGEKALDILGDDPRKILLAIKRMVATQQDAFEQAYTRIRHELELESIFIIDETQLDERQAAFVESYFHNRVRPALFPIMLDHIKSFPNLYDGNVYFAIEMSRSDDPSQEKHALLKIPSDVMSRFLTLPPQGKNQYIILLDDVIRHCLKDIFSIFDFDVFRAFTIKVTRDAELDIEDNMIESYIDAVSRSLKKRKQGRPVRMVFDRTISADLLQFLTRRLRLSRQDSLIAAGRYHNFKDFMNFPDVGPLSFRYEPLPPLPHPVLAGQKRLLSIIRQQDILLHFPYQSFHYILDLLREAAIDPDVISINMTLYRLAQNSMVINALKNAVRNGKSVTVVIELQARFDEKANIYWAQKLEENRVRVIYGVPGLKVHSKLCHITRREEGKLVHYCTIGTGNFNESTARIYCDDTLLTADPRITRDVDKVFAFLKDNSRVPRFKHLLVAPFQMRQHFEQMLDREIEAARAGQEAWIFIKVNSLVDRAIIAKLYDASRAGVKIRMIIRGICSLVKRKDFSDNIEIISIVDRFLEHSRIFFFHNGGKRLCFMGSADWMRRNLSNRVEVITPVYSEALQQELWDMLSIQWQDNCRARIIDSRQSNPMRTPGATSPRIRAQYEIYDYLQRSVTPS comes from the coding sequence ATGCGTAATGATCCCGTATTCCCTTATATCAACCGCGAAATCAGCTGGCTCTCCTTCAACGCCAGGGTACTGCAGGAAGCTACCAATCCGGAAGTTCCCCTGCTGGAGCGGCTGAAATTCCTGGGAATCTTCTCTTCCAACATGGATGAGTACTTTCGGGTGCGGGTTGCGACCATCAAGCGCTTCATTGATATCGGCGAAAAAGCCCTGGATATTCTTGGCGACGATCCGCGCAAAATTCTACTGGCCATCAAGCGCATGGTGGCCACACAGCAGGACGCCTTCGAACAGGCCTATACCCGTATCCGCCACGAGCTGGAGCTTGAGAGTATTTTCATCATCGATGAAACCCAGCTTGACGAGCGCCAGGCGGCTTTCGTGGAGAGCTATTTCCACAACCGGGTGCGGCCCGCCCTCTTCCCCATCATGCTCGACCACATCAAGAGCTTCCCCAACCTCTATGACGGCAATGTCTACTTCGCCATCGAGATGAGTCGCAGCGATGACCCCAGCCAGGAGAAACACGCCCTGCTGAAAATTCCCTCGGACGTCATGTCCCGCTTCCTGACCCTGCCACCCCAGGGGAAAAATCAGTACATCATCCTCCTTGACGACGTGATCCGCCACTGCCTCAAGGATATTTTCAGTATCTTCGACTTTGACGTCTTCCGCGCCTTCACCATCAAGGTCACCCGCGATGCCGAACTGGATATTGAAGACAATATGATCGAAAGCTACATCGACGCGGTCAGCCGCAGCCTGAAAAAACGCAAACAGGGCCGCCCGGTGCGCATGGTCTTTGATCGCACTATATCCGCAGATCTTTTGCAGTTTCTGACCCGCCGACTGCGCCTGAGTCGCCAGGACTCACTCATCGCCGCTGGTCGCTATCATAACTTCAAAGACTTCATGAACTTCCCCGACGTGGGGCCACTGAGCTTCCGCTACGAGCCCCTGCCGCCGCTGCCCCATCCGGTACTGGCCGGACAGAAGCGCCTGCTGAGCATCATCCGCCAGCAGGACATCCTGCTGCACTTCCCCTACCAGTCCTTCCACTATATCCTCGACCTGCTGCGGGAAGCGGCCATCGACCCTGACGTCATCAGCATCAACATGACCCTCTACCGTCTGGCCCAGAACTCCATGGTTATCAACGCCCTGAAAAATGCCGTCCGCAACGGCAAGAGTGTCACAGTGGTCATTGAGTTGCAGGCGCGCTTTGACGAAAAAGCCAACATCTACTGGGCCCAGAAGCTGGAAGAAAACCGCGTGCGGGTCATTTACGGCGTACCCGGCCTGAAGGTTCACTCCAAGCTCTGCCATATCACGCGGCGCGAGGAAGGGAAACTGGTGCACTACTGCACCATAGGTACCGGCAACTTCAACGAGTCCACTGCCCGGATTTACTGCGACGATACCCTGCTGACAGCCGACCCACGCATTACCCGCGATGTGGACAAGGTCTTCGCCTTCCTCAAGGACAACAGCCGGGTGCCCCGCTTCAAGCACCTGCTGGTAGCCCCCTTCCAGATGCGCCAGCACTTCGAACAGATGCTTGACCGGGAAATTGAAGCGGCGCGAGCCGGCCAGGAGGCATGGATATTCATCAAGGTCAACAGCCTGGTGGACCGGGCCATTATCGCCAAACTCTATGACGCAAGCAGGGCGGGGGTGAAAATCCGCATGATCATCCGGGGAATCTGCTCCCTGGTCAAACGCAAGGACTTCAGTGACAATATCGAGATTATCAGCATTGTAGACCGCTTTTTGGAGCATTCACGGATATTCTTTTTCCACAATGGCGGCAAGCGACTATGCTTCATGGGCTCGGCGGACTGGATGCGCCGCAACCTCAGCAACCGGGTGGAGGTCATTACGCCCGTTTACAGTGAAGCGCTGCAGCAGGAACTGTGGGATATGCTGAGTATTCAGTGGCAGGATAACTGCCGTGCCCGGATCATCGACAGTCGCCAGAGCAATCCCATGCGTACCCCCGGAGCCACGTCTCCCAGAATTCGAGCCCAATACGAAATCTATGACTACCTGCAAAGGAGTGTGACCCCATCATGA